GCGCTCGGCTTCCCCGTCCCGCCGGACGACGAGGTCGCCTTCACCGACGGCGACGTGGCCGCGCTCGTCGAGATCCGCGAGGTCCTGTCGCACGAGCTGGTGGACGAGGAGACGGTGCTCCAGCTCGTCCGCGCGGTCGGCCAGACGATGGGGCGGCTGGCCAGCTGGCTCGGCGACGTGTGGCTCCAGCGCCTGGGCGCGCTGCCGTCCGACGAGCCGGTGACGTCCGACCTGGTCACCGCGGCCCTGGTCGCCACCGAGGAGCTGCGGCCCTCGTTCGAGCGGCTGCTGCTGCACGGCTGGCGCCGCCAGCTCACCGCCGCGGGGATGCGCGCCGCCGCGTCCACCGCCGCCGCGCGGGCCGACCCCGCCGCGGGGGTCGCGCGGCTCGCGGTCGGGTTCGCCGACGTCGTGTCGTTCACCCGGCTGAGCCGCAGTCTCGACGGCGACGCCCTGGCCGGCTTCGTCGAGCGCTTCGAGTGGGCCGTCACGCACATCGTCGCCGAGTGCGGGGGCCGCGTGGTCAAGACGCTCGGCGACGAGGTCCTGTTCGTCGCGCCCGCCGCCGGGCCCGCCGCGGAGATCGGGCTGCGCGTCGCGGAGCGGTTCAACGAGGACCCCGACTTCCCCAAGGTCCGTGTCGGCCTCGCCTGCGGCGAGGTCATCCAGAGGCTGGGCGACGTGTTCGGCACGCCCGTCAACATGGCCGCGCGCCTGACGTCCACCGCCTACCCGGGCACGGTCCTGGCCGACGCCGGCCTGGTTTCGGCGCTGCCGTCCGGGCCCTACGACGCCTCCGGTCTGCGTCCCCGCCCGCTGCAGGGCCTGGGCCGCGTGCGGCCGTACCTGCTGCGCCGCCCCAAGGCGTAGGCGGCCCGCGCTTCACCCCTCCACCGCCGCCGATCCCTCCGGCGTCGGTAACGTCGCAGGTCAAGGGGTGGTTGTGCAATGCAAAATGATGTGTTGCAAATCTGGTGCCGCGCTTGGTGCGCCCCATAACCTCCACGATTACCGGCACGGAAGTCCGGTTACGCGCTCGTTGGGGTGAATGAGGTCCAATGCACGATCTGCTGGTTCGCGGGGGGACGGTGCTGGACGGCACCGGGGCTCCCGGGCGCCGCGCGGACGTGGCCGTCACCGCCGGCCGGATCGCCGCGGTCGGCGTCCTTCCCGGCGCGCGGGCGTCCGCCGAGATCGACGCGACCGGCCGGTACGTCATGCCGGGCTTCATCGACACCCACGTCCACGGCGACGCGGCCGTGTTCGACCCCGAGGTCCAGCTCGCCGCGCTGCGGCAGGGCGTCACCACGTTCGTCCTCGGCCAGGACGGGGTCTCCTACGCGCCGGCCAGTGCCGAGACGCTCCGCTACGTGAGCCGTTACTTCGCGCCGGTCAACGGCACGCACCCCGGGCTGGACGGCGGGCCGGTGACCGTCGCGGAGCTGCTCGCCTCCTACGACCGGCGAACCCCGCTCAACACCGTCTACCTGCTCCCGCACGGGACGATCCGGCACGGCGTCATGGGGACCGCCCGGCGGGCCCCGGAGGCCGCCGAGCTGGCGGCCATGCGGGCGCATGTCGAGCGCGGCCTGTCCGAGGGGGCGGCCGGGCTGTCCACCGGGCTGGAGTACGTGCCCGGCGCCTACGCCGGCACCGGCGAGATCGCGGCGCTGTGCACGCCGGTCGGCGCGGCGGGGCTGCCCTACGTCACGCACATGCGCGGGTACGAGTCCGCGGCCGGCGCGGCGATGGCGGAGGTCCTGGAGATCGCGCGGGCCGGGAACGTCGCCCCGCACGTCTCGCACTACCACGGCCCCGGCGACGAGCTGGTCGCGCTCGTGGACGGCGCGCGCGCCGAGGGCATCGACCTGACCTTCGACAACTACCCCTACCTGCGGGGGGCCAGCACGCTGACGCTCGTCACGCTGCCGGACTGGCTCCCCATCGCCGACCTCGACGGCACGCTGGAGGCGCTCGCCGACCCGGCCGTCCGGGAGCGGCTGGAGCGCGACTGGTTCGCGCACCGCCCCGAGGTGTGGCCCCGGATCACGCTCTCGCACGTCCCCGCCGACGAGTTCCGGTGGGCGGAGGGCATGAGCCTGCCGGACGCGGCCGAGCGGGCCGGGTCGGCTCCCGGGGCGTTCTGCTGCGACCTGCTCGTCGCGACCCGGCTGGAGGCCGGGTGCGTGTTCGGGCAGCCGCCGACCAACAGCGAGGAGTCGGTGCGGGCGCTGCTGCGGCACCCCGCCCAGACGACCGGATCGGACGCCATCTACCAGGGCGGGCACCCGCATCCGCGCGGCTGGGGCGCGTTCGCCCGGCTGCTCGGGCGGCACGTCCGCGAGCTCGGCGACTGGACGTGGGAGCAGGCGGCCGTGCACCTGGCCGGACGCGCCGCCGACCGGTTCGGGCTCGCCGACCGGGGCCGCGTCGAGACGGGTCGCGCCGCCGACCTCGCCGTCGTCGACCCGTCCGCCGTCACCGACCGCGCCACCTACGAAAGACCCAGGGTGCCCGCCGAAGGCGTCGAGCACGTCGTGGTCAACGGCGTCCCGGTCCTGTCCGGAGGAGTCCTCGCCGAGACGGCGAGACCGCCGGGACGGGCCCTCGCCCCCTCCTGACCCCCCAAGCCACCCCCCGCCCAGTTCGCCGAGGCCCGTCCGGGCCCGGACCAGCACAAGGAGTCCCTCATGATCGGTAGGTTCACGCGCGCCGCCGTGGCCGTCACGGCGCTGGGCACGCTGGCCGCCACCGCAGCGTGCGGCGTCGATTCCGGCGACGGCGGGTCGTCCGCCTCCGCCGGCAAGGCCAAGGCCCTCAAGGTGGGCTGGTCCACGATCTACCTGACCCCGTCGTGGATGCAGCAGACCGACAAGATGCTCAAGGACGACGTCGCCCAGCTGAAGAAGGACGGCAAGGTCGCCGACTACCAGGTCTTCAACGCCAACGGCGACACCTCCCAGCAGATCGCCCAGATCCGGGCGATGATCCAGCAGAAGTACGACGTGATCCTCGTCGACGCCGGGTCGTCCACCGCGCTGAACCCGGCGCTGGAGCAGGCCGCGGGCGCCGGGATCACGGTCGCCAACTTCGACAGCCTGGTCACCTCCGACAAGGTCGTGCGCGTCGGCACGGACCAGAAGGAGTGGGGCCGGATGATGGGCCGGTGGCTCGGGGAGAAGCTGGGCGGCAAGGGCAAGATCATCGCGTTCAACGGCCCGGCCGGGGTCGCGGTCAGCGAGGAGCGCTGGCAGGGCGCCCAGGAGGGCCTCAAGCAGTACCCGGGCGTCAAGGTCGTCTCCAACGTGCACAGCGAGTACAACCTCGCGCCGGCCGCGCAGGCGTTCGCCTCCGCCTACTCCGCCAACCCCGACATCGACGGCGTGTTCTCGCAGGGCGGGGCCCTCTCGGCCGCCGCGCTCCAGACGCTCGTCAAGCAGAAGAAGAAGCTCGTCCCGATCACCGGTGAGAACTACAACGGGTTCCTCAAGCTCTGGAACGACAACAAGGCCGGCGGGTTCTCCTCGCTGTCCACCGCCCAGCCGAACTACCTCGGCGTCATCGCGCTGCGCGCGGCGGTCGCCAAGGCCGGCGGCGCGACGGTGCCGAACCAGATCATGGTCCCGCTGCCCAAGATCACAGACGAGAACCTGAACGAGTACGTCAAGGCGGACCAGCCCGACGACTCCTACCCGATCCAGACGCTGCCGCAGTCCGAGATCGACAAGCTGATCGGCAAGTAGCGATGACACTCCTGGCCGTCGAGCGGGTCTCCAAGTCCTTCGCGGGCAACCGCGTGCTGAACGAGGTGAGCTTCGACGTCCGCGCCGGTGAGGTGCTCGCCCTGGTGGGCGAGAACGGCGCGGGCAAGAGCACCGTGCTCTCGCTGATCACGGGACTCCTGTCGCCCGACTCCGGACGCGTGGTCTACGACGGCGCGCCGGCCGGCGCCTGGTCCCCGCACCGCGCGCGGGCCGTCGGGATCGGCTCGGTGCACCAGGAGCTCAGCCTCAACCCGCACCAGACCGTCGCCGAGAACGTGTTCCTCGGCCAGTGGCCGGCGCGGCGCGGGCTCGTCCTGCGCCGCGACCTGGCCCGGCGCGCCCGGCCGCTGCTGGAGCGCGTCGGCCTGCACGCCGACCCGCTGACCCGGGCGGGACGCCTCCCGCTCGGGCAGCAGCAGCTCGTCGAGCTGGCCAAGGCGCTCGCCTCGTCCCCGCGCCTGCTGATCCTGGACGAGGCGACGTCCGCCCTGGACGACGACCAGGTCGCGTGCGTGTTCAAGGTCGTGGACGAGCTGCGCGCGGCCGGCTCGTCGGTGATCATGGTCAGCCACCGGATGGGCGAGCTGTTCGCCGTCGCCGACCGGCTGACCGTCCTCAAGGACGGCGAGGTCATGGCCACCCGCGAGCGCGCGGAGACCGGCCACGACGACATCGTGCACCTGATGATCGGCCGGGAGCTGTCCGACCTGTTCCCGCCGAAGGCCGGGGCGGGGGCCGCCCCCGCGGGCGGCGACGCCGCGGCGATCCCCTCCGAGCGGGAGATCGCCGCCGGGCGACAGGTCGCGAAGGGCTCCGCGGGGGACGCGACCCCCGTCCCCGCGGGCGGGCCGGTGCTGAGCGCGCGGGGGCTGACCGTCCCCGGCGCCTGCGCCGGCGTCGACCTCGACCTCGAACCCGGCCGGATCATCGGCCTCGGCGGCCTCCAGGGGCAGGGGCAGCGGGCGGTGCTGCGCGCCCTGTTCGGGCTCGTCCGGCACACCGGCCGGGTCGAGGTGGACGGGCGCCCCGCGCGCCTGGCGTCCCCGCGCGAGGCGATCCGCCGCCGCGTCGCCTACGTCCCGGAGGACCGCAAGGTCGAGGGCCTGCACGTGGGGCAGACCGTCCGGGCCAACCTTGCCCTCACCAACCTCGGCGTCGTGACGCCCGGCCGCAGGCTCACCACCGTCGACCGCCGCGCCGAGGACCGGCTCGTCGCCGACCTCGTCGAGCGGATGCGGATCAAGGTGACCGGCCCCGAGCAGGAGGCGCGCCGGCTGTCGGGCGGCAACCAGCAGAAGGTCGCCCTGGCCCGCTGGCTGCCCTCGGAGCCGAGGGTGCTGCTGCTGGCCGAGCCGACCCGCGGCATCGACGTCGGCACCAAGCGAGAGATCTACCACCTGCTCCGCCGGCTGGCCGACAGCGGCGTGGCGGTCCTCGTCACCTCGGGAGACACCATGGAACTCGTCGGCCTGTGCGACGAGGTCGCCGTCATGTACGAGGGCGCGGTCGTGGACCGGCTCTCCGGCGGCGGCCTCACCGAGGAGCGGCTCGTCCGCGCCTCCGTCACCGGGACGGTGGCGCATGCCTGACCGCCTCACCGCCGCGCTGCGCGGCAACCTGGACGTGACGGGCCTCGGCGCGCTGCTGGTCGTGCTGCTGGCCGTCTACAGCCACTACGACTCGCAGGTGTTCACCCCCGCGTCGATCACGATCCTGTCGGCGCAGTTCCTGCCGCTGATCCTGGCGGCGATGGGGCAGAGCACCGTCATGCTGGCGGGCGGCATCGACCTGTCGCTCGGCGCGGTGCTGTCCCTCGCGATGGCGGTGTTCGCCGTGCGCGCCGAGGACGGCGTGCTCGTCGCCGCGGGCCTGGCCCTGGCCGCCGCCGCCGCGACCGGCGCCGCGAACGGCGTGCTCGTCGCCTACGCCGGGCTGCCGCCGATCATCGTGACGCTGGCGGCGTCGTTCCTGTGGGGCGGCGTCACGCTCGTGGTCCTCCCCCAGCCCGGCGGGAGCGTCCCGTCCGGCCTGGTCAAGGCCTACAACAACGGCTGGAACGGCCTCGCGCTGCCGTTCGTGGCGATCGCCCTGGTGCTGCTGGCCTGGAAGCTCGTGCGGACGACCCGGTTCGGGCTGTCGCTGTACGCGGTCGGCGGCAACGAGCACGGCGCCTACGCCAGCGGCATCGGCACCCGCAAGGTGAAGATCTCCGCCTACGCGCTCGCGGGCGTCTTCGTCGGCCTCGCGGGCATCGGCCTCGCGATCCAGACCGGCTCCGGGGACGCCACGATCGGCACCCCGTACACGCTCAACTCGATCGCCGCGTCGGTGCTCGCCGGGGTCAGCTTCTTCGGCGGCGTCGGGCAGATGCGCGCGACCGTGCTGGCCGCGTTGCTCATCGGCCTGCTCACCAACCTGCTGCTGTTCACCGGGCTCTCGCCGTTCTACCAACTGATCATGCAGGGCGCGGTGCTGATCGTGGCGATCGCGGTCAAGACCTTCGCGACCAGGGAGAGGACGGACTGATGGCAGCGCTCTCGCGCACCGCGGGCGCCCGCCGTCCGGCGGCGGCCCTGCGGGACAACCGCGCCGCCTGGGCGTTCGGCGTGCTGATCGTGACCTGGATCGCCGCGGTTCTGTTCGCCAAGGGGTTCGACAGCGTCTCCAGCGTCCGCTACCTGGTGCAGACCGCCGCGTTCCTCGGCATCGTCGCCGTCGGCCAGACACTCGTGATCATGATGAGCGGCATCGACCTGTCGGTGTCGGGCGTCGTCGCGCTGTCGGCGGTGGTGTGCGCGCAGGTCGCGTCCGGCTCGGGCGGACCCGCGGGCGTCGCCGTCGCCCTCCTCGCGAGCCTGCTGGTCGGGCTCGCCAACGCCGCCGGGGTGACCTGGCTGCGGGTGCCGCCGATGGTGATGACGCTGGCCACCGGCACGATCGTCGCCGGCGCGCTGCTGGTCTACACCAACGGGTCGCCGAAGTCGGCGAAGGTCCCCATGCTGGCGTCCCTCGCCAACGACCGCGTCGTGGGCGTCCCGCTCGCGTTCGTCCTGTGGCTCGGCATCACCGCCGCCGCCGCGTGGCTGCTGCACGCCTCCCGCGCCGGACGGTGGGTCTTCGCGCTCGGCAACGGGGAGCGGGCGTCGCGCGCT
The sequence above is a segment of the Actinomadura coerulea genome. Coding sequences within it:
- a CDS encoding ABC transporter permease → MPDRLTAALRGNLDVTGLGALLVVLLAVYSHYDSQVFTPASITILSAQFLPLILAAMGQSTVMLAGGIDLSLGAVLSLAMAVFAVRAEDGVLVAAGLALAAAAATGAANGVLVAYAGLPPIIVTLAASFLWGGVTLVVLPQPGGSVPSGLVKAYNNGWNGLALPFVAIALVLLAWKLVRTTRFGLSLYAVGGNEHGAYASGIGTRKVKISAYALAGVFVGLAGIGLAIQTGSGDATIGTPYTLNSIAASVLAGVSFFGGVGQMRATVLAALLIGLLTNLLLFTGLSPFYQLIMQGAVLIVAIAVKTFATRERTD
- a CDS encoding N-acyl-D-amino-acid deacylase family protein produces the protein MHDLLVRGGTVLDGTGAPGRRADVAVTAGRIAAVGVLPGARASAEIDATGRYVMPGFIDTHVHGDAAVFDPEVQLAALRQGVTTFVLGQDGVSYAPASAETLRYVSRYFAPVNGTHPGLDGGPVTVAELLASYDRRTPLNTVYLLPHGTIRHGVMGTARRAPEAAELAAMRAHVERGLSEGAAGLSTGLEYVPGAYAGTGEIAALCTPVGAAGLPYVTHMRGYESAAGAAMAEVLEIARAGNVAPHVSHYHGPGDELVALVDGARAEGIDLTFDNYPYLRGASTLTLVTLPDWLPIADLDGTLEALADPAVRERLERDWFAHRPEVWPRITLSHVPADEFRWAEGMSLPDAAERAGSAPGAFCCDLLVATRLEAGCVFGQPPTNSEESVRALLRHPAQTTGSDAIYQGGHPHPRGWGAFARLLGRHVRELGDWTWEQAAVHLAGRAADRFGLADRGRVETGRAADLAVVDPSAVTDRATYERPRVPAEGVEHVVVNGVPVLSGGVLAETARPPGRALAPS
- a CDS encoding sugar ABC transporter ATP-binding protein, whose protein sequence is MTLLAVERVSKSFAGNRVLNEVSFDVRAGEVLALVGENGAGKSTVLSLITGLLSPDSGRVVYDGAPAGAWSPHRARAVGIGSVHQELSLNPHQTVAENVFLGQWPARRGLVLRRDLARRARPLLERVGLHADPLTRAGRLPLGQQQLVELAKALASSPRLLILDEATSALDDDQVACVFKVVDELRAAGSSVIMVSHRMGELFAVADRLTVLKDGEVMATRERAETGHDDIVHLMIGRELSDLFPPKAGAGAAPAGGDAAAIPSEREIAAGRQVAKGSAGDATPVPAGGPVLSARGLTVPGACAGVDLDLEPGRIIGLGGLQGQGQRAVLRALFGLVRHTGRVEVDGRPARLASPREAIRRRVAYVPEDRKVEGLHVGQTVRANLALTNLGVVTPGRRLTTVDRRAEDRLVADLVERMRIKVTGPEQEARRLSGGNQQKVALARWLPSEPRVLLLAEPTRGIDVGTKREIYHLLRRLADSGVAVLVTSGDTMELVGLCDEVAVMYEGAVVDRLSGGGLTEERLVRASVTGTVAHA
- a CDS encoding ABC transporter permease, whose translation is MAALSRTAGARRPAAALRDNRAAWAFGVLIVTWIAAVLFAKGFDSVSSVRYLVQTAAFLGIVAVGQTLVIMMSGIDLSVSGVVALSAVVCAQVASGSGGPAGVAVALLASLLVGLANAAGVTWLRVPPMVMTLATGTIVAGALLVYTNGSPKSAKVPMLASLANDRVVGVPLAFVLWLGITAAAAWLLHASRAGRWVFALGNGERASRASGVPLARTAFIAYGACALLAGVSGLVLLGFTSTSSLTMGNPYQLLSIASVVLGGTSILGGRGHVLGTVAGALLLTLLTALLAAWNVSEGVRQIVLGLLIIALLLAYARERRS
- a CDS encoding ABC transporter substrate-binding protein; amino-acid sequence: MIGRFTRAAVAVTALGTLAATAACGVDSGDGGSSASAGKAKALKVGWSTIYLTPSWMQQTDKMLKDDVAQLKKDGKVADYQVFNANGDTSQQIAQIRAMIQQKYDVILVDAGSSTALNPALEQAAGAGITVANFDSLVTSDKVVRVGTDQKEWGRMMGRWLGEKLGGKGKIIAFNGPAGVAVSEERWQGAQEGLKQYPGVKVVSNVHSEYNLAPAAQAFASAYSANPDIDGVFSQGGALSAAALQTLVKQKKKLVPITGENYNGFLKLWNDNKAGGFSSLSTAQPNYLGVIALRAAVAKAGGATVPNQIMVPLPKITDENLNEYVKADQPDDSYPIQTLPQSEIDKLIGK
- a CDS encoding adenylate/guanylate cyclase domain-containing protein; this translates as MADDIEETLLGGPLRYTRREVEARAGVSDDFARRIWQALGFPVPPDDEVAFTDGDVAALVEIREVLSHELVDEETVLQLVRAVGQTMGRLASWLGDVWLQRLGALPSDEPVTSDLVTAALVATEELRPSFERLLLHGWRRQLTAAGMRAAASTAAARADPAAGVARLAVGFADVVSFTRLSRSLDGDALAGFVERFEWAVTHIVAECGGRVVKTLGDEVLFVAPAAGPAAEIGLRVAERFNEDPDFPKVRVGLACGEVIQRLGDVFGTPVNMAARLTSTAYPGTVLADAGLVSALPSGPYDASGLRPRPLQGLGRVRPYLLRRPKA